The bacterium sequence AAGGTTGTGAACATGCTTCCCACCCGGTTGAAGGCCAGGTCCATCTCGAACTTTTCGCTGGCATCAGTTAAACCCTCAGCCAGGGAGGCTGCTTTCTTTTCAAGGGACTCATATGTTCCCGGACGGTTGAGGATCCGGAGCGTCGCGATGCCGGCGGCCATAGCCAGGGGGTTGCCCGAGAGAGTTCCGGCCTGATAGATCGGTCCTTCAGGGGCCACCTGGGACATATACTCGTCTTTGCCGCCATAAGCCCCCACCGGCAGGCCGCCGCCGATGATCTTGCCCAGGGTGGTCAGGTCTGGAGTGATGCCGTAAAGCTCCTGTGCGCCTCCCAGGGCGACCCTGAACCCGCTCATGACTTCGTCGAAGATCAAAAGGGATCCCTGATCGGTGCACAATTTTCGCAGTCCCTCAAGGAAACCTTCCGCCGGGATGATGACCCCCATGTTCCCCGGCACCGGTTCCACGATGATCGCGGCGATCTCCCCCTTGTTGCTCTCGAACAGCTTTTCCACCGATCCAAGGTCGTTGTACTCGGCGATGAGTGTATTCCGGGCGTAATCTTCCGGGACCCCGGGACTGTCCGGGATACCCAGTGTGAGGGCACCCGATCCTGCTTTCACCAAAAGCCCATCCGCGTGACCG is a genomic window containing:
- the hemL gene encoding glutamate-1-semialdehyde 2,1-aminomutase is translated as MTKSQDLFASAQSVIPGGVNSPVRAFKSVGTEPVFIKKAYGSKIVDVDDKRYIDYVGSWGPMITGHAHEEVLKAIMDTARSGTSFGAPTERETVLAQMVIEAVPSIEKVRMVNSGTEATMSAIRVARGATGRDRIIKFNGCYHGHADGLLVKAGSGALTLGIPDSPGVPEDYARNTLIAEYNDLGSVEKLFESNKGEIAAIIVEPVPGNMGVIIPAEGFLEGLRKLCTDQGSLLIFDEVMSGFRVALGGAQELYGITPDLTTLGKIIGGGLPVGAYGGKDEYMSQVAPEGPIYQAGTLSGNPLAMAAGIATLRILNRPGTYESLEKKAASLAEGLTDASEKFEMDLAFNRVGSMFTTFFTPGPVNNFSGAKASDTSMFSSYFKAMLYEGIYLAPSQFEAAFISLAHSEEDIANTIVAHERALLQLI